Proteins co-encoded in one Flavobacterium sp. M31R6 genomic window:
- the ruvX gene encoding Holliday junction resolvase RuvX — translation MPRILSIDYGQKRTGIAVTDELQIIASGLTTIPSPTAIAFLKDYFAKEKVEAVLIGEPKQMNGEPSESASIIKGFVTHFTNHFPDMKVIRVDERFTSKMAFQTMIDSGLSKKQRQNKALIDEISATIMLQDYLNRK, via the coding sequence ATGCCAAGAATACTCTCCATAGATTACGGACAAAAACGAACAGGAATAGCTGTTACCGATGAATTGCAAATTATAGCTTCGGGATTGACTACGATTCCATCACCAACCGCAATTGCTTTTTTAAAAGATTATTTTGCTAAAGAGAAAGTGGAAGCTGTTCTTATTGGCGAGCCAAAACAAATGAATGGAGAACCTTCTGAAAGTGCTTCAATAATCAAAGGATTTGTAACTCATTTTACCAATCATTTTCCGGATATGAAGGTCATTCGCGTTGATGAGCGTTTTACTTCCAAAATGGCTTTTCAAACAATGATTGATAGTGGTCTTAGTAAAAAACAGCGCCAAAACAAAGCTCTTATTGATGAGATTTCGGCCACTATCATGCTTCAGGATTATTTGAATCGAAAATAG
- a CDS encoding type II toxin-antitoxin system RelE/ParE family toxin, giving the protein MKIEITKDYRLDLDQQIRYISKDKPQAAKKFKVDLIKNIKKDLKYPFHFKKSRYYDDENIRDYVFKGYISVYYIDTDQNCISVFGFIKHKKSL; this is encoded by the coding sequence ATGAAAATTGAGATTACTAAAGATTATAGACTTGATTTAGACCAACAGATTAGATATATTTCAAAGGATAAGCCTCAAGCAGCTAAGAAGTTTAAAGTTGATTTAATCAAAAATATCAAGAAAGATTTAAAATACCCTTTTCATTTCAAAAAATCGAGATATTATGACGACGAAAACATAAGAGATTATGTTTTTAAAGGATACATTTCTGTTTACTATATTGATACAGACCAAAACTGCATTTCTGTTTTTGGATTTATCAAACACAAAAAATCATTATAA
- a CDS encoding 2,3,4,5-tetrahydropyridine-2,6-dicarboxylate N-succinyltransferase, with protein MNPLQTIIEQAWENRALLQETTTTDAIREVIELLDSGKLRVAEPVGEGWQVNEWVKKAVVMYFPIQKMETLEAGIFEYNDKMLLKRDYAEKGVRVVPGASARYGAYISSGVIMMPSYVNIGAYVDEGTMVDTWATVGSCAQIGKNVHLSGGVGIGGVLEPLQAAPVIIEDGAFVGSRCIVVEGVHVGKEAVLGANVCLTASTKIIDVTGDEPVEMKGFVPARSVVIPGSYTKKFAAGEFQVPCALIIGTRKPSTDLKTSLNNALREYDVAV; from the coding sequence ATGAACCCATTACAAACTATAATAGAACAAGCTTGGGAAAACCGTGCTTTACTACAAGAAACAACAACTACTGATGCCATCAGAGAAGTTATAGAATTATTAGATTCAGGAAAATTGCGTGTTGCCGAGCCTGTTGGTGAAGGATGGCAAGTAAACGAATGGGTAAAGAAAGCCGTTGTGATGTACTTCCCTATTCAAAAAATGGAAACATTGGAAGCTGGAATCTTTGAATACAATGACAAAATGCTGCTAAAAAGAGATTATGCCGAAAAAGGAGTTCGTGTAGTTCCTGGAGCATCTGCTCGTTATGGTGCTTATATTTCGAGCGGTGTAATCATGATGCCAAGTTACGTGAACATTGGCGCTTATGTAGATGAAGGAACTATGGTAGATACATGGGCAACTGTGGGAAGCTGTGCTCAAATTGGTAAAAACGTACACTTAAGTGGTGGTGTTGGAATTGGTGGAGTATTAGAACCATTACAAGCAGCTCCCGTTATCATTGAAGATGGTGCTTTTGTAGGTTCTCGTTGTATTGTAGTTGAAGGAGTTCATGTAGGTAAAGAAGCAGTTCTTGGTGCCAATGTATGTTTGACAGCCTCAACAAAAATCATTGATGTAACTGGTGATGAGCCTGTAGAAATGAAAGGTTTTGTTCCTGCCCGTTCGGTAGTAATACCTGGAAGTTATACCAAAAAATTTGCTGCTGGTGAATTCCAAGTGCCTTGCGCTTTGATTATCGGAACTCGTAAACCATCTACTGATTTAAAAACATCTTTGAATAACGCTTTACGCGAATATGATGTAGCGGTTTAA
- a CDS encoding glycosyltransferase family 2 protein, producing MAISGLIITFNEEKMIGKCIDALFRVCDEVIIVDSLSKDRTVEIAKAKGAIVIEQPFLGDGPQRTHGLPFCKNDWILNLDADEFLDADAEDFILKEKYLNGDYDAFSFRIKNFLGDKLIDFAGWYPDHKVRFFNKKSANPSDSKVHQTIVATNEKKVAVHILHYGWDSLEQIISKKNQYSSWHAQQLFDQGVRISGYKPILNGAVAFIRCYFFKKGILNGLDGLTISMIQGFFSYMKYAKLIKIQKKNS from the coding sequence ATGGCAATAAGTGGTTTGATTATTACTTTTAATGAGGAAAAAATGATAGGAAAGTGTATTGATGCACTTTTTAGAGTTTGTGATGAAGTAATTATAGTCGATTCTTTGAGTAAAGATAGAACAGTTGAGATAGCTAAAGCTAAAGGGGCAATAGTCATTGAACAGCCTTTTTTGGGAGATGGTCCTCAACGTACTCATGGTTTACCTTTTTGTAAAAATGATTGGATTCTTAATTTGGATGCTGATGAGTTTTTGGACGCAGATGCTGAAGATTTTATTTTAAAAGAGAAATACCTAAACGGGGATTATGATGCCTTTAGTTTTAGAATAAAAAATTTTTTGGGTGATAAGTTAATTGATTTTGCAGGTTGGTATCCAGATCATAAAGTACGGTTTTTTAATAAAAAGTCGGCAAATCCATCTGATTCAAAAGTGCACCAAACTATAGTTGCGACCAATGAAAAGAAAGTTGCTGTTCACATACTGCATTATGGCTGGGATTCTTTGGAACAAATTATTTCCAAAAAAAATCAATATTCAAGCTGGCATGCACAGCAACTCTTTGATCAAGGAGTAAGAATATCAGGGTATAAACCAATTCTGAATGGGGCAGTTGCATTCATACGTTGTTACTTTTTTAAGAAAGGAATTTTGAATGGGCTAGACGGATTGACTATTTCTATGATTCAAGGTTTCTTTTCTTATATGAAATATGCCAAACTAATTAAAATTCAAAAAAAAAATAGTTGA
- a CDS encoding glycosyltransferase family 9 protein, producing the protein MRILVIQQKRIGDVLTSTIICNNLKKQFPLYTIDYMCYTNSLDVLIGNPNIDNVIPLSHKVRKNYFSLFRFIFEIRAKKYDVVIDVYNKLETNLITMFAGSHIKIAYHKWYTKLFYTHNLKRFENTDTPKYGFAIDNRLLLLEPLNLDQNKIDPHPKLFVSPEENEATILLFEKHKINRSKKTIMISLLGSEKNKTYPLEYMVKVVEYVANHKDVTILFNYFENQIEDAKSIYNSCSQETQEKIHFDLFGKDLRSFIAIMNQCDLIIGNDGGAINMAKALNKPAFTIFSPFVEKKIWATFEDGIKNISVHLKDFKPELFADINHDEIKKNHTSLYQQLSPELFKDKIDFFIDNN; encoded by the coding sequence ATGAGAATTTTAGTTATTCAGCAAAAAAGAATTGGTGACGTGCTTACAAGTACAATAATATGCAATAATTTAAAAAAGCAATTTCCTTTATATACAATTGATTACATGTGTTATACCAATAGTCTTGACGTTTTAATCGGAAATCCAAATATTGACAACGTAATACCATTATCCCATAAAGTTAGAAAAAACTATTTCTCTCTATTTAGGTTTATTTTTGAAATTAGAGCTAAAAAATATGATGTTGTAATTGATGTTTACAATAAATTGGAAACAAATCTAATTACAATGTTTGCTGGTTCCCATATTAAAATAGCTTACCACAAATGGTACACTAAATTGTTTTATACACATAATTTAAAACGTTTTGAAAATACCGACACGCCAAAATATGGATTCGCCATTGACAATAGGCTTTTATTATTGGAGCCACTAAATCTAGATCAAAATAAAATAGACCCCCATCCCAAATTATTTGTGAGTCCTGAAGAAAATGAAGCAACAATTTTGCTTTTTGAAAAACACAAAATAAACAGAAGCAAAAAAACGATAATGATTAGTCTACTAGGAAGTGAGAAAAACAAAACCTATCCTCTAGAATACATGGTGAAGGTTGTTGAATATGTCGCAAACCATAAAGACGTAACAATACTTTTTAATTATTTTGAAAATCAAATTGAGGATGCCAAATCTATTTATAATTCCTGTTCACAAGAGACTCAAGAAAAAATACATTTTGATTTATTCGGTAAAGATTTGAGATCATTTATAGCTATAATGAATCAATGTGATTTAATTATTGGTAACGATGGGGGAGCGATCAATATGGCCAAAGCATTAAACAAACCTGCTTTTACGATTTTTTCTCCTTTTGTAGAAAAGAAAATTTGGGCAACTTTTGAGGATGGAATAAAAAATATATCTGTTCATTTAAAAGATTTCAAACCTGAGCTATTTGCTGATATTAATCACGATGAGATAAAGAAAAACCACACCTCTTTATATCAACAACTTTCTCCAGAACTTTTTAAAGACAAAATTGATTTTTTCATAGACAATAATTAA